Proteins found in one Bremerella volcania genomic segment:
- a CDS encoding serine/threonine protein kinase encodes MTDSTPPNSMDRHFEETVVAPSNSSAESTTSSSPHIALVEGSASPHFSRVTQSLLRYRLRVATFVMFGIFAVYFVWHVYEYFWVSSVAPENPVLLSMHVGLLLLLGTTGYLLCPRCDVRKGLLRSQEIVTFGLPAIFLLMVEYQTMHACVDKNNMIENPAPGWMLLMFIYALFIPNTWQRAAIVIGAMVVAPLGLLGHAWINDETCSLIMSDNPQILGEVGLKMILSGAVAVFGVYTINVLRTEAFHAKQLGQYRLSRSLGAGGMGEVFLAHHYLMKRPCAIKIIRPEKAGDTNVLARFEREVHASSKLSHWNNIDIYDYGRTEDGTFYYVMEYLPGLNVSDLVHRFGPLPPGRVIHLLRQVCDALNEAHSQGMIHRDIKPANVFAAKRGGFFDVAKLLDFGLAKPIASTEDSNLTQEGMITGSPLYMSPEQASGESEPDARSDIYSVGILAYFMLTGHVPFEYDRPIKVIIAHAHESVVPPSEHVPSVPHDLEAIVMRCLAKEPDDRYQSILDMADALDKCESSGTWKQADAVQWWTENESIAECPQPGEQAQPTDETQIATIRG; translated from the coding sequence CCGAGAGTACGACCTCATCATCGCCGCATATCGCGTTGGTGGAAGGTTCGGCCAGTCCGCACTTCTCGCGCGTCACCCAGTCGCTGCTGCGGTATCGCCTGAGGGTTGCCACTTTCGTGATGTTCGGCATCTTTGCCGTTTATTTCGTGTGGCATGTCTACGAATATTTCTGGGTATCTAGTGTTGCACCGGAGAACCCCGTATTGCTAAGCATGCATGTCGGGCTTCTCTTGCTGTTGGGCACAACCGGGTATCTACTCTGCCCGCGGTGCGACGTCCGGAAGGGATTGCTCCGATCGCAAGAGATCGTCACGTTTGGTCTGCCCGCCATTTTTCTGTTGATGGTGGAGTATCAAACGATGCATGCTTGCGTCGATAAGAACAACATGATTGAAAATCCCGCGCCGGGTTGGATGTTGTTGATGTTCATCTATGCCCTGTTCATTCCCAATACGTGGCAGCGCGCAGCCATCGTCATCGGCGCCATGGTGGTCGCGCCGTTGGGGCTATTGGGACATGCTTGGATCAACGATGAGACTTGCTCCCTGATTATGTCCGACAACCCGCAAATCCTGGGTGAAGTTGGCTTGAAGATGATTCTCAGCGGCGCGGTCGCCGTGTTTGGCGTCTACACGATCAACGTCCTGCGAACCGAGGCGTTCCACGCGAAGCAACTTGGGCAATATCGTCTCAGTCGTAGCCTGGGTGCTGGCGGGATGGGCGAGGTCTTCCTGGCGCATCACTACCTGATGAAGCGGCCCTGTGCGATCAAGATCATTCGCCCCGAGAAAGCAGGTGACACAAACGTGCTGGCCCGCTTCGAGCGTGAAGTGCATGCGTCGTCGAAGCTCTCGCACTGGAACAATATCGACATTTACGACTATGGTCGCACCGAAGACGGCACCTTCTATTACGTGATGGAATACCTGCCGGGGCTGAACGTCTCGGACCTGGTCCATCGGTTCGGTCCGTTGCCGCCGGGACGCGTGATTCACCTGCTGCGTCAGGTATGCGACGCCCTGAACGAAGCCCATTCGCAGGGGATGATCCACCGCGACATCAAGCCCGCCAACGTCTTCGCCGCCAAGCGTGGCGGGTTTTTCGACGTGGCGAAGCTATTGGACTTCGGCCTGGCCAAGCCGATCGCTTCGACCGAAGATTCCAACCTGACGCAGGAAGGGATGATTACCGGTTCGCCGCTGTACATGTCTCCGGAGCAGGCCAGCGGTGAAAGCGAGCCTGATGCCCGTAGCGATATCTACTCGGTCGGCATCCTGGCGTATTTCATGCTGACCGGTCACGTTCCGTTCGAGTACGACCGGCCGATCAAGGTGATCATCGCCCACGCCCATGAATCGGTCGTTCCTCCGTCGGAGCATGTCCCATCGGTTCCGCACGATCTTGAAGCAATCGTGATGCGATGTCTGGCCAAGGAACCGGACGATCGGTATCAGTCGATCCTCGACATGGCCGATGCCCTGGATAAGTGCGAGTCGTCGGGCACCTGGAAACAGGCCGATGCCGTGCAGTGGTGGACCGAGAACGAATCGATCGCCGAGTGCCCTCAACCAGGGGAACAAGCTCAGCCGACCGATGAAACCCAAATCGCTACGATTCGCGGGTAA
- a CDS encoding NHL repeat-containing protein, whose protein sequence is MLHRVALPWTLVLFLAASAQAQIKPEVILDGLKCPSGVAVQPETGTVFVAETAASQIIRVVDGKAEVVVKDFPADEYGKGPVYQIGPLGLAFLDKNRLVVGDGSLKDGEEVVRIYDVPESGKEAISADAGQKTNPLAAEGDVPGEGNFYAVAVDASDVYTTANGDDKKGWVARVTLEKDKLGKLERYIATKESVDVDAPAAITISPRREVVVGQMGEINDQKDSLLTFYDQKSKSLLLSLPAEMFDLVGLAYSPKTGRLYGVDYSWADPKQGGLYRLDAVRRDGKQVVKATKLIDLDQPTALAFNNEGELFITLFGNGDGKDESKTPATGKLLKIGEGL, encoded by the coding sequence ATGCTTCACCGAGTTGCTCTGCCCTGGACGCTGGTTCTATTTCTGGCTGCTTCGGCCCAAGCTCAGATCAAGCCTGAGGTGATTCTGGATGGGCTCAAGTGCCCCAGTGGTGTCGCCGTTCAACCGGAGACCGGCACGGTATTCGTCGCCGAAACGGCCGCGTCGCAGATCATTCGCGTCGTCGATGGCAAAGCGGAAGTCGTCGTGAAAGATTTTCCTGCCGACGAATACGGCAAGGGTCCTGTTTATCAGATTGGTCCGCTGGGGCTCGCGTTTCTGGATAAGAATCGCCTGGTCGTTGGCGATGGCAGCCTGAAGGATGGCGAGGAAGTCGTTCGCATTTACGATGTGCCTGAGAGTGGCAAAGAAGCAATCTCGGCTGACGCCGGACAGAAGACCAATCCCTTGGCAGCCGAAGGAGACGTGCCAGGTGAAGGGAACTTCTACGCCGTGGCCGTCGATGCCAGCGACGTCTACACCACGGCCAACGGCGACGACAAAAAGGGATGGGTTGCTCGGGTGACGCTTGAGAAGGACAAGCTCGGCAAGCTCGAACGTTATATCGCCACCAAAGAGAGCGTCGACGTCGATGCCCCTGCCGCGATCACGATCAGCCCGCGACGTGAAGTGGTGGTTGGTCAGATGGGTGAGATCAATGATCAGAAGGACAGCCTGCTGACCTTCTACGATCAGAAGTCGAAGAGCCTGCTTTTGAGTTTGCCGGCCGAGATGTTCGACCTGGTGGGCCTGGCTTACAGCCCGAAGACCGGTCGCTTGTACGGAGTCGATTACAGCTGGGCCGATCCGAAGCAAGGAGGCCTCTACCGCCTGGACGCCGTACGCCGCGATGGGAAGCAAGTCGTGAAAGCGACCAAGCTGATCGACCTCGACCAACCCACCGCCCTGGCCTTTAATAACGAAGGTGAACTCTTCATCACCCTCTTCGGCAACGGCGACGGCAAAGACGAAAGCAAAACGCCAGCGACCGGCAAGCTGCTAAAGATCGGCGAAGGGCTGTAA
- the leuC gene encoding 3-isopropylmalate dehydratase large subunit, with translation MIAENAPRTMFQKIWDNHVVDAEPHKQALLYIDLHLVHEVTSPQAFEGLRLAGRKVRRPELTKATPDHNVPTTDRSLPIVDEISKQQIDTLRQNCQDFGVQLFDLNDVKQGVVHVIGPELGLTQPGMTIVCGDSHTATHGAFGALAFGIGTSEVEHVLATQTLIQTAPKTMELRVNGKLARGVTAKDLVLYLIGHLTTAGGTGYVLEYTGEAVRALTMEQRMTVCNMSIEAGARAGMIAPDETTFEYIRGREFAPQDIEAAIERWKNLPSDPGAKYDKVLEFDAKDIAPQVTWGTNPGQVCAVDKPIPAPGDFADATERRSTELALEYMDLKAGEPMSQVNIDRVFIGSCTNGRIEDLRAAASVVKGHKKADHVHAMVVPGSGQVRLQAQEEGLDKIFIEAGFEWREAGCSMCLAMNPDKLEPGERCASTSNRNFEGRQGRGGRTHLVSPEMAAAAGVAGHFVDVREWDFK, from the coding sequence ATGATCGCGGAAAACGCCCCCCGTACCATGTTCCAGAAAATCTGGGACAACCACGTAGTCGACGCTGAACCTCACAAACAGGCCCTGCTGTACATCGACCTGCACCTGGTTCACGAAGTGACCAGCCCTCAAGCATTTGAAGGCCTGCGTCTGGCGGGTCGCAAGGTTCGCCGTCCTGAACTGACCAAGGCCACGCCTGACCATAACGTCCCCACCACGGATCGTTCGCTGCCGATCGTCGACGAGATCTCGAAGCAGCAGATCGATACCCTGCGTCAAAACTGCCAGGACTTCGGCGTTCAACTGTTCGACCTGAATGACGTCAAGCAAGGGGTCGTTCACGTCATCGGCCCCGAACTCGGTCTGACGCAGCCCGGCATGACCATCGTCTGCGGCGACAGCCACACGGCCACGCATGGTGCGTTCGGTGCCCTGGCGTTTGGGATCGGCACGAGCGAAGTCGAGCACGTGCTCGCCACGCAGACGCTCATTCAAACGGCCCCCAAGACGATGGAACTGCGCGTCAACGGCAAGCTGGCCCGGGGCGTGACGGCGAAAGACCTGGTGCTGTATCTGATCGGTCACCTGACCACCGCTGGCGGTACCGGCTACGTGCTGGAATACACCGGCGAAGCGGTCCGGGCACTGACCATGGAACAGCGGATGACCGTCTGTAACATGTCGATCGAAGCCGGTGCCCGCGCCGGTATGATCGCCCCGGACGAAACGACCTTCGAGTACATCCGCGGCCGCGAGTTCGCCCCGCAGGATATCGAAGCGGCGATCGAGCGTTGGAAGAATCTTCCTTCCGATCCTGGTGCGAAGTACGACAAGGTGCTCGAGTTCGACGCCAAGGACATCGCTCCGCAAGTGACCTGGGGCACTAACCCCGGCCAGGTTTGTGCCGTCGATAAACCCATCCCTGCCCCCGGCGATTTCGCCGACGCGACCGAACGCCGTTCGACCGAACTGGCCCTGGAGTACATGGACCTGAAAGCGGGCGAGCCGATGTCCCAGGTCAACATCGACCGCGTCTTCATCGGTTCGTGCACCAACGGCCGTATCGAAGACCTGCGTGCCGCGGCGAGCGTCGTCAAGGGGCACAAGAAAGCCGATCACGTCCACGCGATGGTCGTGCCTGGTAGTGGTCAGGTTCGCTTGCAGGCCCAGGAAGAAGGTCTCGACAAGATCTTCATCGAAGCCGGCTTTGAATGGCGGGAAGCTGGCTGCAGCATGTGCCTGGCGATGAACCCCGACAAACTGGAACCGGGCGAGCGCTGTGCATCGACCAGCAATCGTAACTTTGAAGGGCGTCAGGGACGTGGTGGCCGAACCCACCTGGTGAGCCCCGAAATGGCCGCCGCGGCTGGTGTCGCCGGGCATTTCGTCGACGTTCGTGAGTGGGACTTCAAGTAA
- the leuD gene encoding 3-isopropylmalate dehydratase small subunit, with product MQPFVKETGVVAVMDRANVDTDQIIPKQFLKRIERTGFGQFLFFDWRFMDDGQLHPDFELNHPAVAGASILVTRRNFGSGSSREHAVWAIDDYGIRAVIAPSFADIFYNNCFKNGVLPIALSEEQVEEFFQRFAKHPGYKLTVDLEAKKITDAHGLEVSFEVDEHRRHKLLKGLDDIASTLELEDKIAAYEQANGIGV from the coding sequence ATGCAACCATTCGTCAAAGAGACCGGCGTTGTCGCCGTCATGGATCGGGCCAACGTGGACACCGATCAGATCATCCCCAAGCAGTTCTTGAAGCGGATCGAGCGAACGGGTTTCGGTCAGTTCCTGTTCTTCGATTGGCGTTTTATGGACGACGGCCAACTGCATCCCGACTTCGAGCTGAATCACCCCGCCGTGGCCGGGGCTTCGATCCTGGTCACGCGTCGTAACTTCGGCAGTGGTTCCAGCCGCGAGCATGCCGTTTGGGCGATCGACGACTACGGCATTCGCGCGGTCATCGCACCGAGCTTTGCCGACATCTTCTACAACAACTGCTTCAAGAACGGCGTGCTGCCAATCGCCTTAAGCGAAGAACAGGTCGAAGAGTTCTTCCAGCGATTTGCCAAGCACCCCGGCTACAAGCTGACGGTCGATCTGGAAGCCAAGAAGATCACCGACGCCCACGGCCTGGAAGTTTCATTCGAGGTCGACGAACACCGCCGTCACAAGCTGCTCAAAGGCCTGGACGACATCGCCAGCACGCTGGAACTAGAAGACAAGATCGCCGCCTACGAGCAGGCCAACGGCATCGGCGTTTAG